The Aeromonas encheleia genomic sequence CCGAGCCGCAGCGAGCTGGCCCGCTATGCGGGTCTGCCCGCGCCGCAGGCGGCCATCAAGGGGATCGTCAAGGGTGATTGCTACTCCGGCAGCGGTTGCTGCTGATCCCCTGCGTCAACCCAGATAGCCCTGCCGGGCTCGCCACTCTGTCGACAGGAGTTCGTCATGTTTCAGTTTCTGACCGATCCGCCCCCCTTTCTCTTCTTCACCGGCAAGGGCGGGGTGGGCAAGACCTCGCTGGCCTGCGCCAGTGCCGTGGCACTGTGCGATGCCGGCAAGCGGGTGCTGCTGGTGAGCACGGATCCCGCCTCCAACGTGGGGCAGGTGTTTGCCACCACCATCGGCAATCGCGTTACCGCCATCGCGGCTGTGCCGGGATTGTCGGCGCTGGAGATAGATCCCCCCGCGGCGGCCAGGGCCTATCGGGAGCGGATCGTCGGGCCTGTGCGCGGCAAGTTGCCCGAGAGCGTGGTGCGCAGCATAGAGGAGCAGCTCTCCGGCGCCTGCACCACAGAGATTGCCGCCTTTGACGAGTTCACCGCCCTGCTGACCGATCCGGCGCTGCTGGCCGAGTATGACCATATAGTGTTCGATACAGCGCCCACCGGCCACACCATACGCCTGCTGCAACTGCCGGGGGCCTGGAGCGAATTTCTGGAGCAGGGCAAGGGGGATGCCTCCTGCCTTGGCCCGCTGGCGGGGCTGGAAAAACAGCGCAGCCAGTATGCCGAGGCGGTCGCCGCGCTGGCCGATGCTGCCCACACCCGGCTGGTGCTGGTTGCCCGCGCGCAGCACTCGACCCTGCGCGAAGTAGCCCGCACCCACGAGGAGCTGGCCGCCATCGGGCTCATGAATCAGCAGCTTGTCATCAATGGCCTCTTCCCCGAGTCTGCCATCGCCGGTGACGCTCTGGCCCAGGCCCTCTGGCAGCGCGAGCAGCAGGCCCTCTCTACCATGCCGCTGGCCCTCAGGGCCCTGGCGCAGGATCCGATCCCGCTGCTTGCCACCAATCTGGTGGGCGTTGAGAGCCTGCGTCAGTTGCTGCAACCCTGTGCATCCGCAGGGAGCCAGGCATCCGTTGCCCAGCCCCATGACAGTGTGACCCAACCCGATCTGGGGACGCTGGTGGACGAGCTGGCCGCCGATGGCCACGGCCTCATCATGCTGATGGGCAAGGGCGGAGTGGGCAAGACCACCTTGGCGGCCGCCGTGGCGGTGGAGCTGGCGAGTCGCGGCCTGCCGGTGCATCTCACCACCTCGGATCCCGCCGCTCACCTGGGCGAGACGCTGGCAGGTAGCCTGCCTCATCTCGAGGTGAGCCGCATCGACCCCCACGCCGAGACCGAACGTTACCGCGCCCAGGTGCTGGCCACCAAGGGGGCGGCGCTGGATGAGCAGGGGCGGGCGTTGCTGGAGGAGGATCTGCGCTCCCCCTGTACCGAGGAGATCGCCGTGTTTCAGGCCTTCTCGCGCATCATCCGCGAGGCGGGCAAGCGCTTCGTGGTGATGGATACCGCCCCCACCGGCCACACCCTGCTGCTGCTCGATGCCACCGGCGCCTACCACAGAGAGATTGCCCGCCAGATGGGCAGCAAGGGGCTGCACTTCACCACCCCCATGATGCAGTTGCAGGACCCAAAACAGACCAAGGTGCTGATCGTCACCCTGCCCGAGCCCACGCCGGTGCAGGAGGCGGCCAACCTGCAGGCCGACTTGCGCCGCGCCGGTATCGAGCCCTGGGGCTGGCTCATCAACCACAGTTTGCAGCAAGCCGCGGTCAGCTCGCCGCTGCTGCAACTGCGGGCCGAGCGCCAACGGCCCCATATCGAGGCGGTCGAACAGTTGCACGCCAGCCGCCATGCCGTGGTGCCGCTGCTCGCCGAGGAGCCGGTGGGGCCGGACGCCCTGCGCCGCCTCTGTCAGCACCATTGAGTCGCCGCCCCGGTGCGTTGCCGGGGCGGCTTGAATATGCCGTCAACTTGTTATGAACCCTTGTTTTTAACCTTTTGTTGAACAAATAGGAGATGCGGGATTACGCCGCATCGGGAGCTTTTATGTCTGCAACCTGTGATGCCAAGGCAGTCCCTGCCATCGGCTTTTTTGAACGTTATCTCACCGCCTGGGTCGCCCTCTGCATTCTGGTGGGCATTGGACTGGGCCAGGGCTTGCCGGATCTGTTCAAGGCGATCGGTGCCATGGAGGTGGCCAAGGTCAACCTGCCGGTGGGGCTGCTCATCTGGGTGATGATCATCCCCATGCTGCTCAAGATCGACTTTGGCGCCCTGCATCAGGTGAAGGGTCACCTCAAGGGGATTGGGGTCACCCTCTTCATCAACTGGCTGGTCAAGCCCTTCTCCATGGCCTTCCTCGGCTGGCTGTTTATCCGCGTGCTGTTTGCCGACTGGCTGCCGGCGGATCAGCTGGACAGCTATGTGGCGGGGCTGATCCTGCTGGCAGCCGCCCCCTGCACCGCCATGGTGTTTGTCTGGAGTCGCCTCACCAACGGCGATCCCTACTTCACCCTGTCGCAGGTGGCGGTGAACGACCTCATCATGGTGTTCGCCTTCGCCCCGCTGGTGGCGCTGCTGCTCGGGGTCTCCAGCATTATCGTGCCCTGGGATACCCTGCTCACCTCTGTGGGGCTCTATATCGTCATCCCGGTCGTGATTGCCCAGCTGCTACGCAAGGTCTTGCTGCAAAAGGGGCAGGCCAGTTTCGATGGTGTCATGGCCCGCATCCAGCCCTGGTCGGTGGCCGCTCTCCTGCTCACTCTGGTGCTGCTGTTTGCCTTTCAGGGCAACGCCATCATCGAGCAGCCGCTGGTGATTGCCCTGCTGGCGGTGCCTATCCTGATCCAGGTACTGTTCAACTCGGGGCTCGCCTACTGGCTCAACCGCAAGGTGGGGGAGAAGCACTCGGTGGCCGGTCCCTCCGCGCTGATCGGGGCATCGAATTTCTTCGAACTGGCGGTGGCCGCCGCCATCAGCCTGTTCGGCT encodes the following:
- the arsA gene encoding arsenical pump-driving ATPase, whose product is MFQFLTDPPPFLFFTGKGGVGKTSLACASAVALCDAGKRVLLVSTDPASNVGQVFATTIGNRVTAIAAVPGLSALEIDPPAAARAYRERIVGPVRGKLPESVVRSIEEQLSGACTTEIAAFDEFTALLTDPALLAEYDHIVFDTAPTGHTIRLLQLPGAWSEFLEQGKGDASCLGPLAGLEKQRSQYAEAVAALADAAHTRLVLVARAQHSTLREVARTHEELAAIGLMNQQLVINGLFPESAIAGDALAQALWQREQQALSTMPLALRALAQDPIPLLATNLVGVESLRQLLQPCASAGSQASVAQPHDSVTQPDLGTLVDELAADGHGLIMLMGKGGVGKTTLAAAVAVELASRGLPVHLTTSDPAAHLGETLAGSLPHLEVSRIDPHAETERYRAQVLATKGAALDEQGRALLEEDLRSPCTEEIAVFQAFSRIIREAGKRFVVMDTAPTGHTLLLLDATGAYHREIARQMGSKGLHFTTPMMQLQDPKQTKVLIVTLPEPTPVQEAANLQADLRRAGIEPWGWLINHSLQQAAVSSPLLQLRAERQRPHIEAVEQLHASRHAVVPLLAEEPVGPDALRRLCQHH
- the arsB gene encoding ACR3 family arsenite efflux transporter — its product is MSATCDAKAVPAIGFFERYLTAWVALCILVGIGLGQGLPDLFKAIGAMEVAKVNLPVGLLIWVMIIPMLLKIDFGALHQVKGHLKGIGVTLFINWLVKPFSMAFLGWLFIRVLFADWLPADQLDSYVAGLILLAAAPCTAMVFVWSRLTNGDPYFTLSQVAVNDLIMVFAFAPLVALLLGVSSIIVPWDTLLTSVGLYIVIPVVIAQLLRKVLLQKGQASFDGVMARIQPWSVAALLLTLVLLFAFQGNAIIEQPLVIALLAVPILIQVLFNSGLAYWLNRKVGEKHSVAGPSALIGASNFFELAVAAAISLFGFHSGAALATVVGVLIEVPVMLLVVRVVNASKPWYEAGLRH